A genomic stretch from Leptodactylus fuscus isolate aLepFus1 chromosome 10, aLepFus1.hap2, whole genome shotgun sequence includes:
- the LOC142182925 gene encoding zinc finger protein 692-like: MQEAARREKRRLLDAQRGKCRIRLGTHLAEWCALKDHLGFSLHSQLAKFLLDSYRTTSSPGPAVVPEAIALLSVSIPSLHRLACLCHQHGRDCNSPPTISAHPCSVEASETPALLWGCKENHQFYWDPHDCNVGLDSNNTEEDVPGLSSMQQNRRMEQENVPKITVEEGDVSNTESLVQRTEPESPALPEISQMTCPEQSQDVGRVTQCTSEDRLTTGSEWPLTTNVSEEQPETITDEGLCHIGHEILVSSAEVGDTEDEDTGPQSIEVSEDTQDSISMDLVKKKPDTASSGRACRHLRTQPAQSYQEALETEPKTVLSLPCRRSPRSSKGCRTRADAKQQVQLSNVARGSSDVKGQYIDVLLGSDANTDLSRRSPQQKSSTQDVTKQETRLENFESLVGVIEQKETPPAGPQSESGEMSGVFIEEEQNRQIGPLENEGEEPQSSQCKGQKANRRKSLLDEELAQICKKRIRKATPQELLMCDYEDCGKIFSKRQYLNYHQKYQHMNQRTFRCSVTECGKTFNFKKHLKEHEKRHSDRRDFICEFCARAFRSSSNLIIHRRIHTGEKPLQCEFCGFTCRQKASLNWHMKKHDADSFYNFPCDICGQRFEKRDNLAAHKSRKHPAPREMGPQDSSQCITSSMEDVCQAEASCKDDHTESITKDPDQKMAPAAPEGGKETIFPEYLNLPESVQEVSQQAAQTPGNPGISLVIVL; encoded by the exons ATGCAG GAAGCTGCTCGACGTGAGAAGAGGCGTCTTCTAGATGCCCAACGAGGAAAGTGCCGAATCCGTCTTGGCACCCATCTTGCTGAGTGGTGCGCCCTGAAAGATCATTTGGGTTTTTCTTTGCACTCTCAGCTTGCCAAATTCTTGCTGGACAG TTATAGGACAACAAGCAGCCCTGGCCCTGCAG TAGTTCCAGAAGCGATCGCCCTGCTTTCTGTGTCGATCCCTTCTCTTCATCGTCTGGCTTGCTTATGTCACCAACATGGTAGAGACTGCAATTCTCCCCCAACCATCTCGGCACATCCATGTTCCGTGGAGGCCTCTGAAACACCAGCTTTGTTATGGGGTTGCAAAGAAAATCATCAGTTTTATTGGGATCCGCACGattgcaatgtggggcttgatAGTAATAACACAGAGGAAGATGTCCCAGGATTGTCATCTATGCAACAGAACAGGAGAATGGAGCAGGAGAACGTCCCTAAGATAACGGTAGAGGAAGGAGATGTGAGTAATACAGAGAGCCTGGTACAGAGAACAGAACCCGAGAGCCCGGCCTTACCAGAAATAAGTCAGATGACATGTCCAGAGCAAAGTCAGGATGTCGGGAGAGTCACCCAGTGCACGTCTGAAGacagactgaccactggaagtgaatGGCCACTGACAACCAATGTGTCTGAAGAGCAGCCGGAAACAATAACCGATGAGGGTCTGTGTCATATAGGACATGAAATACTTGTTTCCTCAGCAGAGGTTGGAGACACCGAAGATGAAGATACAGGACCTCAGAGCATTGAGGTATCGGAAGATACCCAAGACAGCATCTCCATGGACCTAGTTAAGAAGAAGCCTGACACAGCCAGCTCTG GTCGAGCATGCAGACATCTGAGAACTCAGCCCGCACAGTCATACCAAGAAGCCTTAGAGACTGAACCAAAGACAGTATTGTCCTTACCTTGTAGACGGTCTCCTCGTAGCAGCAAGGGTTGTCGTACAAGAGCAGATGCTAAACAGCAAGTTCAGCTGAGCAATGTCGCCAGAGGTAGCAGTGACGTGAAAG GTCAATATATTGATGTCCTTCTTGGATCAGATGCTAATACCGATCTGTCCAGGAGAAGTCCTCAACAGAAGTCCTCAACACAAGATGTTACTAAGCAAGAAACACGTTTGGAGAACTTTGAAAG CTTAGTTGGTGTTATAGAACAGAAGGAGACTCCTCCAGCCGGACCGCAGAGTGAGAGTGGAGAGATGTCAGGAGTATTTATAGAAGAGGAGCAGAACAGACAAATAGGACCACTGGAAAATGAGGGGGAAGAGCCGCAGAGTAGCCAGTGCAAAGGCCAGAAGGCAAACCG ACGCAAATCCCTGCTAGATGAAGAACTGGCCCAAATATGTAAGAAGAGGATCAG GAAAGCCACCCCACAGGAGCTGCTGATGTGTGACTATGAGGACTGCGGGAAGATCTTTTCCAAGCGACAATATCTGAAT TATCATCAAAAATACCAGCACATGAACCAGCGCACCTTCCGCTGCTCAGTGACAGAGTGTGGGAAGACGTTCAACTTCAAGAAACATCTTAAAGAACATGAGAAAAGACATAGCG ACCGCAGAGACTTTATCTGTGAATTCTGTGCACGAGCTTTCCGGAGCAGCAgtaacctcatcatacaccgacGTATTCATACAGGGGAAAAGCCGCTTCA gTGTGAGTTCTGCGGCTTCACCTGCAGGCAGAAGGCTTCCCTGAACTGGCACATGAAGAAACACGATGCGGATTCTTTCTATAATTTCCCCTGTGATATTTGTGGTCAGAGGTTTGAGAAGAGGGATAACCTCGCTGCTCACAAGAGTCGGAAGCACCCAGCTCCCCGAGAGATGGGACCACAAGACAGTTCTCAGTGTATCACGTCATCCATGGAGGATGTATGCCAAGCTGAAGCCAGCTGTAAGGATGATCACACAGAAAGCATCACAAAGGACCCCGACCAGAAGATGGCGCCAGCAGCCCCAGAGGGTGGAAAAGAGACCATCTTTCCTGAATATCTGAACTTACCCGAGAGTGTGCAGGAAGTGTCTCAGCAGGCTGCTCAGACTCCGGGGAACCCGGGGATATCACTGGTCATTGTCTTGTAG